A single Glycine soja cultivar W05 chromosome 14, ASM419377v2, whole genome shotgun sequence DNA region contains:
- the LOC114385037 gene encoding probable E3 ubiquitin-protein ligase RZFP34 — MGEVAVMHSEPLQFECNDITVNMTEKEVYPPESNVDHLPGEESSQSTDHKNINYLQEKGFMEYGCQHYRRRCRIRAPCCNEIFDCRHCHNEAKNDINIDLKLRHDIPRHEVKQVICSLCGTEQEVQQNCINCGVCMGKYFCGTCKLFDDDISKQQYHCCGCGICRTGGSENFFHCYKCGCCYSTLLKNSHPCVEGAMHHDCPVCFEYLFESRNDVTVMPCGHTIHKSCLNEMREHFQYACPLCSKSVCDMSKVWEKFDLEIAATRMPEQYQNKMVWILCNDCGKTSHVQFHFVAQKCPNCKSYNTRQT, encoded by the exons ATGGGAGAAGTGGCAGTAATGCACTCTGAGCCTCTGCAGTTCGAGTGCAATGACATTACTGTGAATATGACTGAGAAGGAAGTGTATCCTCCAGAATCAAATGTGGATCACTTGCCTGGAGAAGAATCGAGTCAATCAACAGACCACAAAAATATCAATTACTTGCAAGAGAAAGGATTTATGGAATATGG ATGTCAGCATTACCGGAGAAGATGCCGTATTAGGGCCCCCTGTTGCAATGAGATTTTTGATTGCCGCCATTGTCACAATGAGGCAAAA AATGATATCAACATTGATCTGAAGCTTAGACATGATATTCCACGACACGAAGTCAAACAg GTGATTTGTTCACTTTGTGGGACTGAACAAGAG GTTCAGCAAAACTGTATAAATTGTGGTGTTTGTATGGGAAAATACTTCTGTGGAACATGCAAGctttttgatgatgat ATATCTAAGCAGCAGTACCATTGCTGTGGCTGTGGAATTTGCAG AACTGGAGGAAGCGAAAATTTCTTCCATTGCTACAAGTGTG GTTGTTGCTACTCAACTCTTCTGAAAAACAGTCACCCTTGTGTAGAAGGAGCAATGCATCATGATTGCCCtgtttgttttgag TATTTGTTTGAATCAAGAAACGATGTCACTGTTATGCCATGTGGACATACGATCCATAAGAGCTGCCTGAATGAAATGAGAGAACATTTCCA GTATGCATGCCCTCTCTGCTCAAAGTCAGTCTGTGACATGTCAAAGGTTTGGGAGAAATTTGACCTTGAGATTGCTGCTACACGAATGCCTGagcaatatcaaaataaaatg GTTTGGATCCTGTGCAATGACTGTGGTAAAACTTCTCACGTTCAGTTCCATTTTGTGGCTCAAAAGTGTCCGAACTGCAAATCCTACAACACACGACAAACATGA